In the genome of Cervus elaphus chromosome 5, mCerEla1.1, whole genome shotgun sequence, the window TCACTTCTTTTACCAGATTTGGAATGTTTTCAGccattctttctattctttctttttttggctacactatGCATTATGCGGGAacttcactgaccagggattgaacctgtgccccctgaagtggaagcacagactcttaacccctggaccctTAGGGAAGTTccttcagccattatttcttcaaatgttttttttttgcctcctctcttctccttcttggACTCCTATGATATGGGTGTTGATGCATTTGACACTGTCCTATAGGTACCTCAGGCTCTACTCATTTTTCTTCgttttttctactttttgctCCTTAGATTGGATACTTTCAATAGTTTTATCCTCAAGttatgtggctcagctggtaaagaatccacctgcagtgcgggagacctgggttcagttcctgggttgggaagatcccctggagaagggaaagactacccactccagtattctggcctagagaattccatggactgtatagtccatggggtcgcaaagagtcggacacaactgagcaactttcacttgctcCTTAGACTGGACACTTTCAGTAGTTTTATCCTCCAGGTAACTGATCCATTGTTTCTGCCTGCTCAGATCTGCTGTTCAACCCCTGTAgtgaatttttttaagtctttattgaatttgttacaatattgcttttttttaagtttttttttttttttttttttatctagaccatttttaaaagtctttattgaatttactacaatattgcttttgtttttttggccgcaaggtatgtggaatcttagctccctgaccagggattgaactcgcgccTCTTGCAATGGAAggggaattcttaaccactggactaccagggaagtccctgctttttttttttttttttttttaaatgtgttggcTTTTTGCCCAggagatatgtgggatcttagctccccgaccagaaattgaacctgcaccccctgcactggaaggcgaaatcctaaccactgcactgccagggaagtccctaacccctgtagtgaatttttaatttctttcactgTATTTTGCAGTTCTAGAATTTGTTTGgttcattttcataatttttatctctttactGATGTACTTATTTTGTAGATTGTTTTCcaatttcctttagttctttttcccTGGTTGCCTTTATCTCAATGAACATGTAGGACAATTGATTTAATGTCTTTGGCTAGTAATTCTAATGTCTGGGCTTCCTCAGGGATGGCTTCTGTcaaaaattttttcctgtaagTGGGCCATACTTTCATGTTTCTTGGTatactttgtaattttttgttgagaATTGGACATTCTGAGTATTATTATGTGGTAACTCTGAAAATCAGATTGCTCTGCTCCTCAGGAATTGCTGACTTTGTTGATTAGTGTCGCTGCCATCCATTTGTGACTTTTCCAAACTAATACTGCTAAGTGTGTATTCTTTGTTGTGGGTAGTAGTCATTGAAGTTTCCGTTCCATTATCTCTGCAGTCAGCCAGTGACCTGACAAAGATTTCCTAAATTGTCtgactgaataaaaacaaaataggtGTTCTTTCCCCTTTATCCCTTTGTATCTGTTGATGGGAAAAGCTGCTGCAGCCAGCAGGACTGAAACCATGGCATGGTTTGTGTGGGTCTCTCTGCTGTCCACCAGATTGACCAGAATGTGCAAACTCAAATTTTGGAGGGGAAGGTCCTTGCTGCCTGCCCAAGTACCCGCCATCCACTCCAGAACACAGACCACTGTCCCACAGTCATGGCAGGcctgagggaaagaggagggtaTGTGGTTTGTACATGTTCTTAAATCCAAGCTCATTGGCTTCTCCCTTCATCAGGCACTCCCCTGGTTATTATAAGTATCCAGAGTtctgagattttgtttttcttatttatcaaTTATTTCAATGAAAGGACCCACCCCTAATGCTTCCTGGTCTGTCGTTTTGTCTGATGTCTGTGTCTGTTGATTTTACTAGATTGATTCCAGGTCTGTTTTGTAGTGTTGATGATGGAGTGTGTTTCTTCTGAGGGAATTCCAGACAACCTAAGTTATGAACATGCTCCTAGAGAGGTTTTCTCTGTGTATTTCTGCCAGATCCTTTAGGGATAGTGTTGGCAAGGTATAAgtttttatgttaatttcttagtttagGAATTCTTGCATCATAGAAATAACTGTAAATTTTGTGTCCACATTTGAGTATAATGTGTATTTAGTgctttaatttttcagttttcgtggggttttttttgttgtttgtttttcagatttttcgCCCTGCTCAGAGCTCTAGACAGAGGGGAGCTTTGTCTCTAGGTTGGTGGactatttttctagtttccttttcCTGCAGGTGCCAGACTTTTTTGAGGGTCATAGCTTTATACAGGGATTTCAATTCCAACTCCCTGTCCTTCCAACGTCCTGGGTTTTAGGAGAAGTCAAGCTCTAGTCATCAGATCCTATTTCTGGATCCCTAAATCATCTCTTACCTGGTTGTGGTATCAGGTTATGTTCTTTCCATTCTGCTTTtaattccttcttcctctctggcACCTATGGACTTAGCTTCCTTTCTTGTGTACTAGGCTAGagatttaaaaatgtgtgtgtgtctgtgtttattATATTCTCTCCAACCTTTCTGGATGTTTACAGTGGGAGGGTAAGTTTTATTGCAAACTTACTTATAGGATAAGTTCTCTTACAAAATACTGAGTCAGCTCATAAAAGGGGGAGTTTATTTCTACTGAAGATTTCTAGGCCAAGATAGTGATGAGGAATTCATTGAGAGGTGCCAGGCGTGGTGGTTGTGGCACCTATCACCACAACTTGGTCTAGTCTAGTCTAGAGCTACAGTGAGGGGAAATGACTCTTTTTATTTGGAACAGAAGTGGAAGTGAAACAATTAGAAGTAACCTATCACCCACCCTGGCATTAGAGACACAGTTTTTCAAAGAGCAAGACTTAAACCACTCAGGAAGTGTTAAATTGcagaagataaaaaacaaaaaaaggcaacaaaaaaaataaattgcaggAGAAAGTCATGAATGTGTATCTGAAAGAAACTAATCTGTGGTCTTAGGTTTACTTGAAGCCTACTTCAGTGAGGAACCCTCCTAAAATCTTACATGTACAGGAGCTTGGGTTTGTTGTCTCATTTTCTTACCGAATAGAATCAGCATAACTTGGTCACTTTGGCAGCTCCAAAGATGGGATGGAGGGATAGTTTGTGTGGAAAGGACCGGAAATGACAAGTGgttatcttttactttttccaaaccttaagctttttattttgtgttggggtacaGCCATTTAATGGAAGCCGTtgactaccctggtggctcagacagtaaaagcgtctgcttgcaatgcaggagacccgggttcgatccctgggtcaggaagacccactccagtactcttgcctggaaaatcccatggacggagaagcctggtaggctacagtccatcgggtcacaaagagtcagacatgactgagtgacttcactttctttctatagcTGTTTAACAGTGTTGTAGTTTCAGATTAACAGTGAAGCGACTCAACCATACTGGTTATCTCTTGGCTAGGTTCAAGGATGAAAGTATAAGAAATAAGGCTAAGCAGTTGGTAGTGATAATGTATCCATGATAAGAGGAGATAAGTTGAGCTTTTGATTGTTGTTTGTGTTGAATCTTGTTCCAGCTTAGAACAGAAATCAGTCCCCATGTCCCAGTGAAGGTCTTTTACCCATCTCAAGGATGTATAGTAATTTCAGAGAAATTTCTTTCTGCTCCTGAGATTCAAACATAACTTTGCACTGCTTTTAGAGCTCATGGTTTTCTGAGAAATCATGTTATTCTTCATCTTTGTGTCTCTAGGACTTAGTATATTACCTGGTTTATAGTAGGGGtgcagaaaatatttgtaaaaatgaagGGAATGGTTTTCCATTTTCAGGGCCATTTTCAACTTTCATATAGAGTATCATAAAAGCAGTAGTCAGTGAtacaaatttctttcctttttagctCAGACCATGACCGACTTCATACCTTGGTAACCGAAAACTGTTTTCCGGTAGGTTCTCATCTTCCTTAGAATTGTGGGATGCCTGAGTAGACAGATTCTAGATAGCACCTCAGTTTTCTTAAGGATCAGTTTTGAGAGTACAGGAACTTTAAGGCAAAAGGCTGAAGTTCATTATGTTTGGCTGCATGGTAATGACTTGCTATGGAGTCTGGTAAGGGCCTTGCAGCTGCAGAAAGAGGAGGTCCCTGAGCAAGTACTGAGACTACAGACCCTGAGGTGAGGGGATAGTCACCTTAGGCCAGCCCTGCACATGCCTGTGCTACAATAAAGGACTTAACCAGTGTGCCTGAGGCTTACACTGTGTGCTAACAAGGGTGCTAGGTACTCTGGGAGACTCCTGCCAATGAGGACTTTGTGGTTTAGTTAGAAGTTAAAGAATAAGAATTTCAGTTGCTCTCAGTTCTGCCTCATCTCCCCAGGCACAAGTATCCTAGTCTAAGCAGGTTATTAACCTTTATAAAAGTCTATCAAATTCCTATAAAAACTGCCGAaaggtaagaagaaaaaaaacaaacatgtggcCAACAGAAATGCATGCAATAATGAGCAGATTATGAAAGTGTGTGGGAGGGATAACATATTAGGTAAGCTGGCAGTTTGGAATGAGTTCTTCATTGATTTGGAGAAGAGTCCTCCAGGTGGTAATTGGCTCTTGAGTCATGATTTAGAAAGGAAAAGCAAGTTGTTGTAAGGTGAGCTTGAGCAGTAGcttaagaaaaatttagaaaagtgaGGCAGAAAAGAAGCACCAGAGCACATTTGATGGGAAACGTTGCATGTTGACTGTGGCATTGCAAGAAGAGGAAGCATGGAAATAAGCACCCACTTCCCTAAGGGGGCGGGGGTGTGCAGGCAGGAATCCAGTTGaactcttctctgccctcaggacATGGTCTGGGACATCAAATATAAGACTGTCCGCTGGAGCTTCGTAGAATCTTTAGAGCCACCCCAGGTGGTGCAGGTTCGCTGTTCGAGTCTGGTGACCCAGAGCAACGCGTATGGCCAGGTCACCGTCCGCATGCACACCCGGCAGGTAGAGGCACCAGTCTGCTTTCCTCCCAGCTTTTCTTCACTCTCAGGTTGAGCACTTCACTCTCAGGTATAGCTACCCAGGACTGTGAGTTCTAAGGAAAGGCTCACCATGGTCTTTCTTGCCTTGTCACTGTACCCTTCCCACTGCTGTGTGTTAGCTGTGAACACAGGTGTGGGGATATTATTTCCTCCGCTTTCTGGGATCCTTCCACTCCCTCCACCCTGACCGCTCTCCCCCCTCAGTCAGAACCCTCTAAGAGTAAAGTGTCAGTGGTTGATTGGTTAGTCTGGATTCAGAATTAAACAACTCTGAGGACTAACCAACTTGATGTGCTTTCATCTTTGCAGACTCTGGCCATCTATGACCGGTTTGGCCGGTTGATGTATGGACAGGAAGATGTGCCCAGGGATGTCCTGGAGTATGTTGTCTTTGAAAAGCACCTGGCAAATCCCTATGGCAGCTGGAGGATGCATGGCAAGATCATTCCCCCGTGGGCACCCCCTAAGCAGCCCATCCTTAAGGTAAAGCAGCTTGCATGGTTTAaggtgtgctaagttgcttgagtcttatgtccagctctttgcaaccccatgtactgtagcccaccaggatcctctgtccatgggattatcctgggaagaatactggagtgggttgccatgtcctcctccaggggattttccccacccaggaattgaaccccccacatcttacgtctcctgtattggcagatgagttctttaccccTAGGGCCACCTGGTTTAAGACATGGCATCCTCAGCCACTCCTGTTGGGTGCCTCCTAGTGGAGAGGGAGGGTGATGCAGCCCCAGGAAGAGGAATCCTTTGGGGATGggcctggaggcaggcatggatCTCTTGGGTAAACCATGGACTTGGACAGTAGATAACTCAGCTTCCTGCTGTTTCAGACGGTGATGATCCCTGGCCCCCAGCTGAAACCTGGGGAAGAGTATGAAGAGCTGCAAAGAGAGGCCCATAAGCCTCAGCTAGCGTGACAGCAAGAATGACTCCTGGGGTGAAGCATGGATGATGAGGCAGCTGGAAGCTGTGACGTCACCTGTCTTCTTCTCACTGTGGGAAGAACTGCCTTTGTTCCCTCTTGCCCTGCGTGGGTCTTTTAAGCAGTCTTATCCTCAATAACAGCTGCTGCTGGTTGGGCCCTGGTGGGTTGGGTCTATGCACAGCAGTGGCTTCGcttctttttttctatcttaTACCTTGTTTCTAACTCTAGATGAAAGGCGGTATGTTTCAGAGAACATGATACCAGCTTTCCCATAGCAAGAACTGTCAGGAGCAAACTGGCAGGACTTTCTAATTACAGGGCAGGGATCAGAGTTGGAAATAAAACACTATCAAGTATTAGACAAATTGTGGTGGGTTCTCTACATTTCTCCTGGTTCATGCTGGAAGTGGACAAGCCTTCAGATGGTAGAAGTGGAAGTTAACTGTGACTGTTGTGACTTACAGGAAACCCAGACTTGAGAAAAATAATTAGTGTTTATAAAAGTGATGTCATTTAAGGGGGTCTCTTCTCATACACTGATTCACTAAATCAGTATCTGTATTTCACAAATGAATGTAAATCCAAAGAAATCATTTAGCCCTCAGCTTTTGGATTTTGTTCTTAATTATCGACTGTATCCTGGTGTAATCCCAGGAGGCGTTGGTGGAGGCAGGGGCCATGGAAGTGTGGATACATTTGGGAAATTCATCAGTAAGACTTGGTTCCCTGGTTTCTAGCACTTTTTGGAGATGGTGACTATTTTTCCAGCCCAAATTTGGAGGCAAAGATTCCAGGATATGAACCTGTGGCGCGTGAAACAGCCCAGCCCCTACTTGTGCCTTAGCTCCAGCTGGAGGAGGATGTAGGACTTCACATGCTCGTGTCCTGGGTCATCTGAGGTGTGACAGGGAAGTCACTGTCCCAGCAGCAAGCTTGGCTTGTAGCACTATTACACTGATCAGCCCATGAGGTCTCCCCTTAAAAATTAGAACCTTAATTCtcttatttctgtgttttaagtctagaattttcttttaaggagTTTACCACTTGGCTAAGGATTAATCTTTTCTGACCTTATCTTGAGAGTAGAGTCCAAAGAAACGAATCAGGTTGAGAATAACCTGACTCCTCTCTGTAAAGCTACCATCTCAGCAAAGCAGCAAACAGACCAGGCCTCACTGGGGAGAACTAAGGTTTTAACAACAGCTGCCAAGTGCAGACCACAGAAACGAGATGTGTATGCTTAGGGGAGAGGCAGCACTAGCGGGTTAATCCAAAGCAGCCACTCTCATCATGCTACTTAGTCTCAACCCTTTTGGCTTAAAAATGTACATCAGTCTCCAGCATTGCTGCCCAAGTGAGGTTTGGTCATATCCTATTTGCCTGAGCCCCAGattaaggcaaaatgagaagggaaGTGCTTTCAGTAGGATC includes:
- the MRPL45 gene encoding 39S ribosomal protein L45, mitochondrial isoform X1, which codes for MAAPMPRSLSCLSRAVGRWSRQPILMTQSTAVVPARTKKRFTPPTYQPKYKTEKEFIDYARKAGLVIPQESLERPIHLACTAGIFDAYVPPEGDARVSSLSKEGLAQRTERLKKNVASQLSIRRIKESDPSFKVKDFPEKAQDIFIEAHLCLNNSDHDRLHTLVTENCFPDMVWDIKYKTVRWSFVESLEPPQVVQVRCSSLVTQSNAYGQVTVRMHTRQTLAIYDRFGRLMYGQEDVPRDVLEYVVFEKHLANPYGSWRMHGKIIPPWAPPKQPILKTVMIPGPQLKPGEEYEELQREAHKPQLA
- the MRPL45 gene encoding 39S ribosomal protein L45, mitochondrial isoform X2, which translates into the protein MTQSTAVVPARTKKRFTPPTYQPKYKTEKEFIDYARKAGLVIPQESLERPIHLACTAGIFDAYVPPEGDARVSSLSKEGLAQRTERLKKNVASQLSIRRIKESDPSFKVKDFPEKAQDIFIEAHLCLNNSDHDRLHTLVTENCFPDMVWDIKYKTVRWSFVESLEPPQVVQVRCSSLVTQSNAYGQVTVRMHTRQTLAIYDRFGRLMYGQEDVPRDVLEYVVFEKHLANPYGSWRMHGKIIPPWAPPKQPILKTVMIPGPQLKPGEEYEELQREAHKPQLA